One stretch of Cystobacter ferrugineus DNA includes these proteins:
- a CDS encoding type II toxin-antitoxin system PemK/MazF family toxin: MRTNTGEPTGTRMERINRGDVFWMGPDDSRGPTPSYSHPHVVVQDDVFNHSRITTVVVCALTSNLHRANEPGNVLLEVGEGNLPKQSVVVVSQISSVEKARLGERIGTLSDARVEQILAGLRFQQVSFFGR; this comes from the coding sequence ATGAGGACGAACACAGGAGAGCCCACGGGCACACGCATGGAGAGGATCAACCGCGGAGACGTGTTCTGGATGGGGCCAGATGACTCGCGAGGGCCTACCCCGAGCTACTCCCACCCCCATGTGGTGGTTCAGGACGACGTCTTCAATCACTCGCGCATCACGACCGTGGTCGTGTGTGCCTTGACGTCGAACCTGCACCGGGCGAACGAGCCGGGAAATGTCCTGCTCGAGGTGGGCGAGGGGAACCTCCCCAAGCAGAGCGTGGTGGTCGTGTCGCAGATCTCCTCGGTCGAGAAAGCCCGCCTGGGTGAACGGATCGGGACGCTGTCCGACGCGCGGGTAGAGCAGATTCTGGCCGGTCTGCGATTCCAGCAGGTGTCGTTCTTCGGGCGGTAG
- a CDS encoding luciferase family protein, with translation MSNPTAPDAGEPVSDIALPVRQGSRPRTTPTNPHSQLDQMPTPLLSQELAKRIAQLPGIRLGLSGRAPPGTIGFYLKEQDAHGPEEAFLLGLEFAHLHPSPDGSLHLPLPEPLRSKAIASGWAEKHPLAGHPTVSRDIVMVYAPREPAEIEVVVTLVSASWRYARGN, from the coding sequence ATGTCCAATCCCACCGCGCCCGACGCGGGGGAGCCGGTCTCCGACATCGCGCTCCCCGTCCGCCAGGGCAGTCGCCCGCGGACCACGCCGACCAACCCGCACAGCCAGCTCGACCAGATGCCGACCCCGCTCCTGAGCCAGGAGCTCGCCAAACGCATCGCGCAACTGCCCGGCATCCGGCTCGGCCTGAGTGGACGGGCGCCGCCCGGCACCATTGGTTTCTACCTGAAGGAGCAGGACGCCCACGGTCCGGAAGAGGCCTTCCTGCTGGGCCTGGAGTTCGCCCACCTCCATCCGAGTCCGGACGGCAGCCTCCACCTGCCCCTGCCGGAACCGCTGCGGAGCAAGGCGATCGCGAGCGGCTGGGCCGAGAAGCATCCACTCGCCGGCCATCCCACCGTCTCTCGCGACATCGTCATGGTCTACGCGCCCCGGGAGCCGGCCGAAATCGAGGTGGTCGTCACGCTCGTGAGCGCCTCCTGGCGCTACGCGCGCGGCAACTGA
- a CDS encoding LysR family transcriptional regulator, whose amino-acid sequence MDQLIDFDGMALFVKVVEHGSLSAAGRAVGMPKATVSRQLALLEQRLGAPLLHRSTRALSLTDVGRRYFARIRPIVRDAELAQVEAMASHAVPSGLLRVSATVAYGQLVIAPKLFGFLERHSAVNIDLRLSDERVNLVAGGYDLAIRMGVLDDSELISRKLDTVPMVLVASPAYVEVHGAPRRAEDLSRHRAIVTRIDIDHWNIGEETVRIAWRMSTGNMFVTRDAVRAGLGIALVPLFLVSHELAQGSLLQLLPEQSLPETQVTAVYARSVTPSLALNALLESLQPEP is encoded by the coding sequence ATGGATCAGCTCATCGATTTCGACGGCATGGCGCTCTTCGTGAAGGTCGTGGAGCACGGTTCGCTCAGTGCGGCGGGCCGCGCGGTCGGCATGCCCAAGGCGACCGTCAGCCGTCAGCTCGCGCTCCTGGAGCAGCGGCTCGGCGCGCCGCTGCTGCACCGCTCCACGCGCGCACTGAGTCTGACCGATGTGGGCCGGCGCTACTTCGCACGCATCCGCCCCATCGTCCGCGATGCCGAGCTGGCCCAGGTCGAGGCGATGGCGAGTCATGCCGTGCCTTCCGGCCTGCTGCGCGTGTCCGCGACGGTGGCCTATGGCCAGCTGGTGATCGCACCGAAGCTGTTCGGGTTTCTCGAGCGCCACTCCGCCGTGAACATCGATCTGCGCCTGAGCGACGAGCGGGTCAATCTGGTGGCGGGGGGCTATGACCTCGCCATTCGCATGGGCGTGCTGGACGACAGTGAGCTGATCAGCCGGAAGCTCGACACGGTGCCCATGGTGCTCGTCGCCTCCCCCGCCTATGTGGAGGTCCACGGAGCGCCGCGGCGGGCCGAGGACTTGAGCCGTCATCGGGCCATCGTCACGCGCATCGACATCGATCACTGGAACATCGGCGAGGAGACGGTTCGCATCGCCTGGCGCATGAGCACGGGCAACATGTTCGTCACCCGCGATGCCGTGCGGGCGGGACTGGGAATCGCCCTGGTGCCGTTGTTCCTGGTCTCGCACGAACTCGCCCAGGGTTCGCTCCTCCAACTCCTGCCGGAGCAATCCCTGCCGGAGACACAGGTGACCGCGGTCTACGCGCGCTCGGTGACGCCCTCGCTGGCGCTCAATGCGCTGCTCGAGAGCTTGCAGCCGGAGCCTTGA